A window of Pan paniscus chromosome 10, NHGRI_mPanPan1-v2.0_pri, whole genome shotgun sequence contains these coding sequences:
- the LOC100988637 gene encoding olfactory receptor 8S1, whose product MALGNHSTITEFLLLGLSADPNIRALLFVLFLGIYLLTIMENLMLLLVIRADSCLHTPMYFFLSHLSFADLCFSSVIVPKMLENLLSQRKTISLEGCLAQVFFVFVTAGTEACLLSGMAYDRHAAICRPLLYGQIMGKQLYMHLVWGSWGLGFLDALINVLLAVNMVFCEAKIIHHYSYEMPSLLPLSCSDISRSLIPLLCSTLLHGLGNFLLVFLSYTHIISNILGISSTSGRSKAFSTCSAHLTAVTLYYGSGLLRHLMPNSGSPIELIFSVQYTVVTPMLNSLIYSLKNKEVNVALKRTLEKYLQYTRR is encoded by the coding sequence ATGGCCTTGGGGAACCACAGCACCATCACCGAGTTCCTCCTCCTTGGGCTGTCTGCCGACCCCAACATCCGGGCTCTGCTCTTTGTGCTGTTCCTGGGGATTTACCTCCTGACCATAATGGAAAACCTGATGCTGCTGCTTGTGATCAGGGCTGATTCTTGTCTCCATACACCCATGTATTTCTTCCTGAGTCACCTCTCTTTTGCTGATCTCTGCTTCTCTTCAGTCATTGTGCCCAAGATGCTGGAGAACCTCCTGTCACAGAGGAAAACCATTTCATTAGAGGGCTGCCTGGCTCAGGTCTTCTTTGTGTTTGTCACTGCAGGGACTGAAGCCTGCCTTCTCTCAGGGATGGCCTATGACCGCCATGCTGCCATCTGCCGCCCACTACTTTATGGACAGATCATGGGTAAACAGCTGTATATGCACCTTGTGTGGGGCTCATGGGGACTGGGCTTTCTGGACGCACTCATCAATGTCCTCCTAGCTGTAAACATGGTCTTTTGTGAAGCCAAAATCATTCACCACTACAGCTATGAGAtgccatccctcctccctctgtcCTGCTCTGATATCTCCAGAAGCCTCATCCCCTTGCTCTGCTCCACTCTCCTACATGGGCTGGGAAACTTCCTTTTGGTCTTCTTATCCTACACCCATATAATCTCTAACATCCTAGGCATCAGCTCTACTTCGGGCAGAAGCAAGGCCTTCTCCACCTGCTCTGCCCACCTCACTGCAGTGACACTTTACTATGGCTCAGGTTTGCTCCGCCATCTCATGCCAAACTCAGGTTCCCCCATAGAGTTGATCTTCTCTGTGCAGTATACTGTAGTCACTCCCATGCTGAATTCCCTCATCTATAGCCTGAAAAATAAGGAAGTGAACGTAGCTCTGAAAAGaactttggaaaaatatttgcaatataccAGACGttga